The Salegentibacter mishustinae genome includes a window with the following:
- a CDS encoding polysaccharide biosynthesis/export family protein, which yields MLKRYYLILILMAGVLSFSSCISTKKTTYLQGKDREMDSIIQIQQLKKPYRIQTGDLLSIRVKALDQELVGMFNPVGEADNNATTEERVYFDGFTVDDHGNIRVPTLGEVNVLGYTEREIREKIENLLLENYFREEANLFVTVKLAGIRYTTLGEIGTGSQVIYKEKVTIMEAVANAGGISEYGDMENVKIIRQYPYGEEVHKIDLTDIDATQSEYYYIQPNDLILVNALPQKALGLGTTGLEIFRTGVTILSFVTTTILLFSRI from the coding sequence ATGCTGAAAAGATACTATCTCATTTTAATCTTAATGGCGGGAGTTTTAAGTTTCTCGTCTTGTATTTCTACTAAAAAAACAACTTACCTGCAGGGTAAGGATCGAGAAATGGATAGTATTATCCAGATTCAACAATTAAAAAAACCATATCGCATCCAAACCGGAGACCTTTTGAGTATTAGGGTTAAAGCGCTGGACCAGGAACTTGTGGGCATGTTTAATCCCGTAGGAGAAGCTGATAATAATGCTACGACCGAAGAGCGGGTTTATTTTGATGGTTTCACGGTAGACGATCACGGGAATATTCGTGTGCCAACCCTGGGAGAAGTAAACGTTTTAGGTTATACCGAAAGGGAGATAAGAGAGAAAATAGAAAATTTATTGCTGGAAAATTACTTTAGAGAGGAAGCCAATCTTTTTGTAACTGTAAAACTGGCGGGGATACGATATACCACGCTTGGAGAAATAGGAACCGGCAGCCAGGTAATCTATAAAGAAAAAGTAACCATCATGGAAGCCGTGGCGAATGCCGGTGGAATTTCTGAATATGGCGATATGGAAAATGTAAAGATTATAAGGCAATATCCATACGGCGAAGAAGTTCATAAAATAGATCTAACCGATATTGATGCTACCCAAAGTGAATATTATTATATACAACCCAACGATCTTATTTTGGTAAACGCTTTGCCACAAAAGGCGCTGGGATTGGGTACAACCGGATTGGAAATATTTAGAACTGGAGTAACTATTTTATCTTTTGTAACCACAACCATCTTATTATTTAGCAGGATTTAA
- a CDS encoding ABC-F family ATP-binding cassette domain-containing protein, with translation MNYLSVENIAKAYGERVLFEDISFGINEGQKVGFIAKNGTGKTSLLDILAGFDAPDAGKVVYRKDITTAFLPQEPNLDPNLTVEETIFSSDNEILNIINRYEKALKNPDDAEAYQKAFEEMDAAQAWDFETQYKQILFKLKLDDLSKEVKHLSGGQKKRLALTVMLLQKPNFIIMDEPTNHLDLDMIEWLEEYFKKENFTIFMVTHDRYFLERVCNEIVELDHGNLYTYKGNYGYYLDKKDARMAQEATNTEKAKQLYKKELEWMRRQPKARTTKSKSRIDDFQDIKDRAHKRRQDHEVQLELNMERLGSKIVELHNIGKSFQDKQLLENFSYNFKRGERIGIIGKNGTGKSTFLNILTGGIKPDTGKVVIGETIKFGYYTQSGIKIKPGQKVIEVIREFGDYIPLKKGRQISAQQLLERFLFDRKKQYDFVEKLSGGERKRLYLCTVLIQNPNFLILDEPTNDLDIVTLNVLESFLLDFPGCLLVVSHDRYFMDKIVDHLFVFQGNAEVQDFPGNYTDYRAYEDSAIIEAREETSENDTNKKDWKKTSSGTKLSYNEQKEFEKLEKEIAKLEQKKEKLQQKFLEDLDPDEIKENSIKLQEIDDTIETKTERWFELGAKAE, from the coding sequence GTGAATTATTTAAGTGTAGAAAATATTGCTAAAGCCTACGGGGAACGCGTGTTATTTGAAGATATTTCCTTCGGAATCAATGAAGGTCAGAAAGTAGGATTTATAGCTAAAAATGGAACCGGAAAAACTTCGCTGCTGGATATCCTGGCCGGTTTCGATGCGCCAGATGCCGGTAAAGTGGTGTACAGGAAGGATATTACTACTGCCTTTCTTCCGCAGGAACCCAATTTAGATCCGAATTTAACGGTAGAGGAAACTATATTTTCTTCAGATAATGAAATCCTGAATATAATAAATCGTTACGAAAAAGCCCTTAAAAACCCTGATGATGCCGAAGCTTATCAAAAAGCTTTTGAAGAAATGGACGCTGCACAAGCCTGGGATTTTGAAACCCAATACAAGCAAATTTTATTTAAACTGAAGCTGGACGATCTTTCCAAAGAAGTGAAACATCTATCAGGCGGACAAAAAAAGCGACTTGCGCTTACCGTGATGTTACTCCAAAAACCGAATTTCATAATAATGGACGAGCCTACCAACCACCTGGACCTGGATATGATCGAGTGGCTGGAAGAATATTTTAAGAAGGAGAACTTCACCATTTTTATGGTTACTCACGACAGGTATTTCCTGGAACGGGTTTGCAACGAGATCGTTGAGCTGGATCACGGCAATCTTTACACCTATAAAGGGAATTACGGCTATTACCTTGATAAGAAAGATGCAAGGATGGCCCAGGAAGCCACCAATACCGAAAAAGCCAAACAACTTTACAAAAAAGAACTGGAATGGATGCGCCGCCAACCCAAAGCGCGTACCACAAAATCTAAATCCAGGATAGACGATTTTCAGGATATTAAAGATCGTGCTCACAAGCGCCGGCAGGATCACGAAGTGCAGCTGGAGTTAAATATGGAACGCCTGGGAAGCAAAATTGTGGAACTTCATAATATTGGTAAGTCTTTCCAGGATAAACAACTGCTGGAAAATTTCAGCTATAATTTTAAGCGCGGAGAACGCATTGGTATAATCGGGAAAAACGGTACAGGAAAATCAACATTCCTTAATATTCTAACCGGAGGAATTAAACCCGATACCGGCAAAGTAGTGATAGGGGAAACTATAAAATTCGGTTATTACACTCAGTCGGGAATTAAAATTAAACCCGGTCAAAAAGTTATTGAAGTGATTCGGGAGTTTGGCGATTATATTCCTTTGAAAAAAGGCCGCCAAATTTCGGCACAGCAACTTTTAGAGCGCTTTTTATTCGACCGTAAAAAACAATATGATTTTGTTGAAAAACTAAGTGGTGGCGAACGAAAACGACTTTACCTATGTACAGTGCTTATTCAAAACCCCAACTTCCTGATTCTAGATGAACCTACTAACGATCTTGATATCGTTACGCTGAACGTATTAGAAAGCTTTCTGCTAGATTTCCCGGGATGCTTATTGGTGGTTTCCCACGACAGGTATTTTATGGATAAGATTGTTGATCACCTTTTCGTATTTCAGGGCAATGCAGAAGTTCAGGATTTTCCAGGAAATTACACCGATTATCGTGCATATGAAGATAGTGCTATTATAGAAGCCAGGGAAGAAACTTCAGAAAACGATACTAATAAGAAAGATTGGAAAAAAACCAGTTCGGGCACCAAACTAAGTTATAACGAACAAAAAGAGTTTGAAAAACTGGAAAAAGAAATCGCAAAACTAGAGCAGAAAAAAGAGAAACTTCAACAAAAATTCTTAGAAGATCTGGATCCCGATGAAATTAAAGAAAACTCCATAAAACTTCAGGAAATAGATGATACCATAGAAACTAAAACCGAACGCTGGTTTGAGCTTGGTGCGAAGGCGGAGTAG
- a CDS encoding four helix bundle protein, translated as MKSYRDLDIYNLSFEYALEVHKVSLKLPKFELYEQGSQVRRSSKSIKDNIVEGYRRRTYKQDFIKFLVYSHASLLECLSQLETIDELYEIEEIKTLRSKYDLLGGKIYSFIQYVEKNWKS; from the coding sequence ATGAAAAGTTATAGGGATTTAGATATCTACAATCTTTCTTTTGAATACGCACTGGAAGTTCACAAAGTTTCACTCAAACTTCCTAAATTCGAATTATATGAGCAGGGTAGTCAGGTAAGAAGGTCCTCAAAAAGTATCAAAGACAATATCGTTGAAGGATATAGAAGAAGAACTTACAAACAAGATTTTATAAAATTTCTGGTATATTCACACGCTTCACTTTTAGAATGTTTATCACAATTGGAAACGATTGACGAATTATATGAAATCGAAGAAATAAAAACGCTAAGATCAAAATACGACCTTTTAGGCGGTAAAATTTATTCATTTATTCAATACGTAGAAAAAAACTGGAAGTCC